The following are encoded together in the Anopheles nili chromosome 3, idAnoNiliSN_F5_01, whole genome shotgun sequence genome:
- the LOC128723141 gene encoding LIM/homeobox protein Awh-like: MMDIKLEQLKTELRICTACGEPIADKYLFDIDGCAWHGSCLRCSVCLTLLERQPSCYFRDRQVYCRTDYAKTFGAKCSKCCRTIAASDWVRKARDLVFHLACFSCDTCGRQLSTGEQFALIDDKVMCKIHYMDTVEDGSNSSDDGCSSDGYNKNKSKRVRTTFTEEQLQVLQANFQIDSNPDGQDLERIAQLTGLSKRVTQVWFQNSRARQKKHTHVPRDHNPNLFSALRQDLNNNSSGQTSLGDHEHGPGMGKHPGAMFNSHVNLINLMV; encoded by the exons ACTGAGTTGCGGATATGCACCGCCTGCGGCGAACCGATCGCCGATAAGTACCTCTTCGACATTGACGGCTGCGCCTGGCACGGATCCTGTCTGCGTTGTTCCGTCTGCCTGACGCTGCTCGAACGGCAACCCTCGTGCTACTTTCGCGATCGACAAGTCTACTGCCGGACGGATTATGCCAA GACATTCGGCGCAAAGTGCTCAAAATGCTGCCGAACGATAGCGGCCTCAGACTGGGTGCGGAAGGCACGCGATCTCGTTTTTCACTTGGCGTGCTTTTCCTGCGACACCTGTGGACGGCAGCTTTCGACGGGCGAACAGTTTGCGCTCATCGACGACAAAGTGATGTGTAAAATCCACTACATGGACACGGTGGAGGACGGATCGAACTCGAGTGATG ATGGATGCAGCAGCGATGGTTACAACAAGAACAAATCGAAGCGCGTCCGGACGACGTTCACCGAGGAGCAGCTACAGGTCCTGCAGGCAAACTTTCAGATCGACAGCAACCCTGACGGACAGGACCTCGAACGGATAGCGCAGCTGACGGGGCTAAGCAAGCGTGTGACGCAGGTTTGGTTCCAGAATTCGCGCGCCCGTCAAAAGAAACACACCCACG TTCCACGAGACCACAATCCCAATCTGTTCAGTGCGCTGCGTCAGGActtgaacaacaacagcagtggCCAGACGAGCCTCGGAGATCACGAGCATGGACCCGGTATGGGCAAACATCCTGGGGCCATGTTCAACTCGCACG TGAACCTCATCAACCTGATGGTGTAA